One part of the Chroogloeocystis siderophila 5.2 s.c.1 genome encodes these proteins:
- a CDS encoding TonB-dependent receptor plug domain-containing protein, protein MKLPCSLFWVVLLNLIFTAFSAVAEEAPQNSNPAVAKETLLRRLRQYRDSIPQLREVQPPTSAELLTQQLPTNETNPVIIDDEILIEVEGARDPFPATSTPIYEITEEEIQKQRPNSLAEVLRNLPGFAINDVGFGADIHTGTFYRGSSINQSVFLLNGRPINTNISTYHGGFDLNSIPVDAIERVELSSGTSSTLYGSEAFGGVVNIITKQGPEIPRFNGLAEFGSYDRSNYRASYGGTFGSLRLNFGYEEFSAENRYPVPEGAANRDAEGLLFNGDTATSNYYGSAILDLDGNNTLSLDAYKISSRRGLLYFGFPLQRDRLDHDVLNVGLSLRSLLGGSEDSILRTTLSYNQDYFSTYGPTQNIFYRQGILDSQSITARVEHEWQFNSTNNLRWGLDLRNRYLNGDVFSTAPNRIALNETEYRERFEGALFALNTWSVSDALQAELGFRQNFTSEYGSYFNPSVGLRWAASPNVALRGSWVSVQRNPGLDQLYVYDTVHNWLPNPDLEPETGSSWTAGVDVRFAANLLGQFTYFGSRLSDRLGIQFGRWANIGLVNTNGLEAALRWQIAPQWSTFLNYTYTDAKIASGIEQGLQLGFVPYSVAQLGIGYQSEGWQVNLFASYFSGARRAFFNNPGESNTDFSPSWLNLDLGVRVPLFSNLALTLFVENLADVAYEKSNRIYQPGRTYRIGITSDF, encoded by the coding sequence GTGAAACTACCTTGCTCGTTATTTTGGGTTGTACTACTAAACTTAATTTTTACCGCATTTTCTGCTGTTGCAGAAGAAGCGCCGCAAAACTCAAATCCTGCTGTCGCTAAAGAAACTTTACTAAGACGACTCCGACAGTATCGAGATTCTATTCCTCAACTGCGTGAAGTCCAACCACCCACCAGCGCAGAACTACTTACTCAGCAGCTACCAACAAATGAAACGAATCCTGTCATTATTGATGATGAAATTTTAATTGAGGTAGAAGGCGCAAGAGATCCCTTTCCTGCTACTTCGACTCCCATTTACGAAATTACCGAAGAAGAAATTCAAAAGCAAAGACCAAATAGTTTAGCCGAAGTCTTGCGCAACTTACCAGGATTTGCAATTAATGATGTTGGCTTTGGCGCAGATATTCATACTGGGACATTCTATCGCGGAAGTTCAATTAACCAGTCTGTCTTTCTCCTTAATGGCAGACCTATCAATACAAATATCAGTACTTATCACGGTGGTTTTGACTTAAATAGTATTCCCGTCGATGCAATCGAACGAGTTGAACTTTCGAGTGGTACGAGTTCAACTTTATACGGTTCAGAAGCGTTTGGCGGTGTAGTTAATATTATCACAAAACAAGGACCAGAAATACCGCGATTCAATGGTTTAGCAGAATTTGGTTCCTACGATCGCTCGAACTATCGCGCTAGCTACGGCGGAACTTTTGGTTCATTGAGGCTTAATTTTGGTTATGAAGAATTCTCGGCTGAAAACCGCTATCCGGTTCCGGAAGGTGCAGCTAACCGCGATGCTGAAGGATTATTGTTCAATGGAGATACGGCGACAAGTAATTATTATGGAAGTGCCATTTTAGACTTAGATGGAAACAATACACTGAGTTTGGATGCGTATAAAATTAGTAGTCGTCGGGGTTTACTTTACTTTGGCTTTCCCTTACAACGCGATCGCTTAGACCACGATGTTTTAAACGTTGGGTTATCTTTGCGCAGCTTACTCGGTGGTAGCGAAGATTCAATTTTAAGAACGACACTTTCTTACAATCAAGACTATTTTAGTACCTATGGTCCTACGCAAAATATTTTTTATCGTCAAGGTATCCTAGATTCGCAATCAATTACTGCAAGAGTAGAACACGAATGGCAATTTAATTCAACAAATAACTTGCGGTGGGGATTAGATTTACGCAATCGATACTTAAATGGCGATGTATTCAGCACTGCTCCTAATAGAATAGCTCTCAATGAAACTGAATATCGCGAAAGATTTGAAGGAGCATTATTTGCGTTGAATACCTGGAGTGTTAGCGATGCTTTGCAAGCTGAACTAGGGTTCAGGCAAAATTTCACGAGTGAATATGGTAGTTATTTCAATCCTAGTGTGGGCTTACGCTGGGCTGCTAGTCCAAATGTCGCCTTGCGCGGTAGCTGGGTGTCAGTACAGCGCAACCCTGGGTTAGATCAGTTATATGTTTATGATACTGTTCACAATTGGCTACCAAATCCAGACTTAGAACCCGAAACTGGTTCGTCATGGACAGCAGGCGTTGATGTGCGATTTGCAGCAAATTTGCTAGGACAATTTACTTATTTTGGTAGTCGTTTAAGCGATCGCCTCGGAATTCAGTTTGGGCGCTGGGCAAATATTGGTTTAGTCAATACTAATGGTTTAGAAGCGGCGCTACGGTGGCAAATTGCTCCCCAGTGGTCAACATTTCTTAACTATACTTATACCGATGCCAAAATTGCGAGCGGTATCGAACAAGGATTACAGCTAGGTTTTGTCCCTTATTCAGTCGCACAATTAGGAATCGGCTATCAATCAGAGGGATGGCAAGTTAATTTATTTGCAAGTTACTTTAGTGGGGCGCGGCGGGCATTTTTTAACAATCCAGGCGAAAGTAATACTGATTTTTCTCCATCGTGGTTGAATTTGGATTTGGGTGTCCGAGTGCCATTGTTTAGCAATCTTGCGCTAACATTGTTTGTGGAAAACTTGGCAGATGTTGCTTACGAAAAATCCAACCGCATCTATCAGCCTGGAAGGACGTATCGTATAGGTATCACCTCTGATTTTTAA
- a CDS encoding BlaI/MecI/CopY family transcriptional regulator: MCPLPDYSPKQLSLGPLEAEILEIIWELGAVTVKDVHDRILADPNRELAYTSVTTVLRRLTEKGWLACDKKAKAFYWRPLVTKQQAQVIKAHDQLHRFLAVGNPDVVAAFVDSLDQTSLEKLQAIAKRVQAARQAREEK; the protein is encoded by the coding sequence ATGTGTCCATTACCTGACTACAGTCCAAAACAACTATCACTCGGTCCACTAGAAGCAGAAATTTTAGAGATTATTTGGGAACTTGGTGCAGTTACGGTAAAAGATGTCCACGATCGCATTCTTGCTGATCCCAACCGCGAACTTGCGTATACTTCTGTGACAACAGTATTGCGGCGCTTAACCGAAAAAGGTTGGTTGGCGTGTGATAAAAAAGCCAAAGCGTTCTATTGGCGTCCTTTAGTGACGAAGCAGCAAGCACAAGTGATCAAAGCGCACGATCAGTTACATCGCTTTTTAGCGGTGGGAAATCCTGATGTTGTTGCGGCTTTTGTCGATAGTCTCGATCAAACAAGTCTAGAAAAATTACAAGCGATCGCCAAACGAGTTCAAGCTGCACGTCAAGCACGGGAGGAGAAGTAA
- a CDS encoding TonB-dependent hemoglobin/transferrin/lactoferrin family receptor, whose product MKGLLFVLNTVFVSWISLSAAVAQPILRELPRTNEIELHQKSAQWLTSQSTEAEEPICSPAGDNQQIEDDELEVCSEETAETPDIQITVTGTRTPRSVQDSPASIRVIDSSEVQQNLVQDWDDLVRYEPGVSVRNNLRYGLQDFNIRGIDGNRVLIQVDGIRQPGRFEFGVFELGRDYFDLSTLQTVEIIKGPASALYGSDAIGGVVTFRTIEPRDLLDVFGRNSFTSIASNFNGENQGWGHTVSLANRIDNLETLFSFTRRDSSETLVRGNNDFVDPQYTGRNNYLGKLVYRFNDRHALNFTGEALDETTTTNTREVNLLPGIRSFVEDVDINRTRFSVGYEYNNLDGSPIELARLQVYYQDAQTREIGEEERLLRDGTAVLRNTRNSFVDRTYGTSLQLQSSFATGNNVDHRLTYGVELSTTRNERPRDRVQTNLLTGETTRIIPPDVFPTKDFPDSDTLRLGLYLQDEIEIGETLSLIPGIRYDYYNLVTDPDETFIRGGAEAADLSTSSVSPSLGLVYRLTPEIALVGRYARGFRAPLYSEINSNFSNLLNPFFRYRTLSNPDLEPETSHSFELGVRGVSPQANFSLTGFYNTYNNFIETFAPAGVEEIPGVGVVNLFQTQNVSEARIYGAEARAEYRFDRNLDGFSLIGALTYAVGDDLTAKVPLSSVDPFRAIAGLRYRGLGDRWGTQLIATFVGKPRVEREIQQVPGSPPQVPFIPGSYTVFDLIGYYNISPNLTINLGVFNLFDQKYFQYADVRNIFERPDIDRFAQPGRSIGVGVAWRF is encoded by the coding sequence TTGAAAGGGTTACTATTTGTCTTAAACACCGTCTTTGTTAGTTGGATATCGCTATCGGCTGCGGTTGCACAGCCAATATTACGCGAATTACCACGGACGAATGAAATTGAGTTGCATCAAAAGTCAGCGCAATGGTTAACATCGCAGTCAACAGAAGCAGAAGAACCTATCTGTTCTCCAGCAGGTGACAACCAACAGATAGAGGATGACGAACTAGAAGTATGTTCTGAGGAAACGGCAGAAACACCAGACATTCAAATTACCGTCACAGGAACTCGCACACCGCGTTCAGTCCAAGATTCACCTGCATCGATTAGAGTTATTGACTCGTCAGAAGTACAACAAAATCTTGTTCAAGATTGGGACGATCTTGTACGCTACGAACCAGGAGTATCAGTACGCAATAACTTGCGCTACGGTTTACAAGATTTCAACATTCGGGGAATTGACGGTAATCGAGTTTTGATTCAAGTTGATGGAATTCGTCAGCCAGGGAGATTTGAATTTGGTGTATTTGAACTAGGTAGAGATTATTTCGATTTATCAACGCTACAAACGGTAGAAATTATCAAAGGTCCAGCCTCGGCGTTGTATGGTAGCGATGCGATAGGTGGCGTTGTTACTTTTAGAACAATCGAACCGAGAGATCTCCTCGATGTTTTCGGAAGAAATTCGTTTACGAGTATAGCAAGTAACTTTAATGGCGAGAATCAAGGTTGGGGACACACGGTTAGTTTAGCTAATAGAATTGATAATTTAGAAACTTTGTTTAGCTTTACTCGCCGCGATAGTAGTGAAACGCTAGTTAGGGGAAATAACGATTTTGTCGATCCGCAATACACAGGTAGAAATAATTACTTAGGTAAATTAGTTTATCGTTTTAACGATCGCCACGCGCTTAATTTTACAGGGGAAGCTTTAGACGAAACAACAACAACGAATACACGAGAAGTGAATCTACTACCTGGTATTCGCAGCTTTGTCGAGGATGTCGATATTAATCGGACTCGATTCAGTGTGGGGTATGAATACAATAATTTAGATGGCTCGCCTATAGAGTTAGCACGGCTACAAGTTTATTACCAAGATGCACAAACACGCGAAATCGGTGAAGAAGAACGTTTGTTACGCGATGGAACTGCGGTATTACGCAATACGCGAAATAGTTTTGTTGATCGCACTTATGGTACAAGTTTACAATTGCAAAGTAGCTTTGCCACAGGTAACAATGTTGACCATCGGCTAACGTACGGAGTGGAATTATCAACAACTCGTAACGAAAGACCACGCGATCGCGTGCAAACAAACTTATTGACAGGTGAAACGACGCGGATTATTCCACCTGATGTCTTTCCTACCAAAGATTTTCCAGATTCTGACACTTTACGCTTGGGTTTATATTTACAAGACGAAATCGAAATTGGCGAGACATTGAGTTTGATTCCAGGTATCCGCTACGATTACTACAACTTAGTTACCGATCCTGATGAAACTTTTATCCGTGGAGGTGCAGAAGCCGCTGATTTGAGTACTTCTTCGGTATCACCTAGTCTGGGCCTAGTTTACCGCTTAACCCCAGAAATTGCGCTTGTCGGACGCTATGCACGCGGTTTTCGTGCACCGCTTTATAGTGAAATAAATAGTAATTTTAGTAACCTCCTTAACCCGTTTTTTCGCTATCGCACGCTGTCAAATCCAGATTTAGAACCCGAAACGAGTCATAGTTTTGAACTGGGCGTACGGGGCGTTTCTCCTCAAGCTAATTTTAGTTTGACTGGTTTTTACAATACTTACAACAACTTTATTGAAACATTTGCACCTGCTGGAGTTGAAGAAATTCCTGGCGTTGGAGTCGTCAATTTGTTTCAAACACAGAACGTGAGTGAAGCACGAATATATGGTGCAGAAGCACGCGCTGAGTATCGATTCGATCGTAACCTAGACGGTTTCAGTTTAATTGGTGCTTTAACTTATGCTGTTGGTGACGATCTTACCGCCAAAGTTCCATTGAGTTCAGTTGATCCCTTTCGAGCGATTGCTGGTTTACGGTATCGTGGTTTAGGCGATCGCTGGGGTACGCAATTAATTGCAACTTTTGTCGGTAAACCGCGTGTTGAGCGCGAAATCCAGCAAGTTCCAGGAAGTCCCCCGCAAGTTCCTTTTATTCCTGGTAGTTACACAGTATTTGATTTGATTGGTTATTACAATATTTCTCCAAATCTCACGATTAATTTAGGAGTTTTTAATCTGTTCGATCAAAAATACTTTCAATATGCTGATGTCCGTAATATATTTGAAAGACCTGATATTGACCGTTTTGCCCAACCAGGAAGATCGATTGGAGTTGGTGTAGCGTGGCGATTTTGA
- a CDS encoding M56 family metallopeptidase encodes MHLLIILVALVIAWSLRQHLPVLEMSNWQQRFERTLFLFLFPPLLLLMTAIAVLCMGPQGQMVGLQAGWFSYILAAAWLGIAAFFCLKLGWQGWQAIRRARECPKINFEGTDLRILDTEALFAAQIGFWQPELVVSQGLLKISREHLHSVLTHEQAHYYYRDTFWFFWLSWIRDCTAWLPNTNALWQELLILRELRADCWAAQQVDPLLLAESLLMVVSDRTLEPDIFCAALASYQVGDRLEQRINALLSPPYDITEPKLQSWSWFIFACLPLFTVVLHS; translated from the coding sequence ATGCACTTACTAATTATTTTAGTAGCGTTAGTAATTGCTTGGTCGTTGAGACAGCATTTACCTGTACTAGAAATGAGCAATTGGCAACAGCGCTTTGAAAGGACACTATTTTTGTTTTTATTTCCTCCTTTGTTATTATTGATGACGGCGATCGCTGTCTTGTGCATGGGACCACAAGGACAAATGGTCGGGTTACAAGCAGGCTGGTTTAGCTATATTCTTGCAGCAGCTTGGTTAGGAATTGCGGCATTTTTTTGCTTGAAACTCGGTTGGCAAGGCTGGCAAGCAATTCGCCGCGCGCGCGAATGCCCTAAAATTAATTTTGAAGGGACAGACCTTCGCATTCTTGATACAGAAGCTTTATTTGCAGCACAAATTGGTTTTTGGCAACCCGAATTAGTTGTGAGTCAAGGATTACTCAAAATTTCACGCGAACATTTGCATTCTGTATTAACGCACGAGCAAGCACATTATTATTATCGCGATACGTTCTGGTTTTTCTGGCTAAGTTGGATTCGCGATTGTACAGCTTGGCTACCGAATACGAATGCGTTGTGGCAAGAATTGTTAATTTTAAGAGAACTGCGTGCAGATTGTTGGGCGGCGCAACAAGTCGATCCGCTGCTGCTTGCGGAATCTTTACTGATGGTTGTGAGCGATCGCACGCTTGAACCGGATATCTTTTGTGCGGCTTTGGCTTCGTACCAAGTCGGCGATCGCCTAGAACAAAGAATCAATGCGTTACTATCACCACCATACGACATCACCGAACCCAAATTACAATCTTGGAGTTGGTTTATTTTCGCGTGTTTACCGCTATTTACCGTAGTTTTGCATTCTTAG
- the petJ gene encoding cytochrome c6 PetJ — MKKTLTAILLSLAIACLAFVRPVLAADAASGAKIFSTNCAACHMGGRNVVVAQKTLKQDALEKYSMNSMEAIIHQVQNGKNAMPAFKGRLSDQQIEDVAAYVLEQAAKGWT; from the coding sequence ATGAAAAAAACTTTAACAGCAATCTTACTTAGCTTGGCAATCGCCTGTCTAGCTTTTGTCCGTCCAGTGTTAGCCGCTGATGCTGCAAGTGGTGCAAAAATTTTTAGTACGAATTGTGCTGCTTGTCATATGGGTGGGCGTAACGTTGTCGTTGCCCAAAAAACCTTAAAGCAAGATGCCTTAGAAAAGTACAGTATGAACTCGATGGAAGCAATTATTCATCAAGTGCAAAATGGTAAAAATGCCATGCCAGCATTTAAAGGACGTCTTAGTGATCAGCAAATTGAAGATGTGGCAGCATATGTGTTAGAACAGGCAGCTAAAGGTTGGACATAA
- a CDS encoding tetratricopeptide repeat protein has protein sequence MIKLFCQVLLIFLSVLVYTQPCVAQPLQTTSSTAQELLHQGITKMLHGENAAAIKDLTQAIAIQDNLTSAYSNRCLAYIYLAQYQTAIADCDRAIELNPNHTEAYLHRGLAHYRLGNYQAAIVNYNYLIKHKPYDFRAYYNRGIALSAIGHYESAIASYNQALSQIPYQVRFFVADIYNDRGLAYFGLQNYEGAIADFSLAIRLNGNDARAYYNRGCACQQHGDEHNAINDFTQSLRLNPANIAAYVNRGLARYQLGYQQAAIADLQKASQGYLRQGKTAASQKILKLLRKIQLNTNESQIASITDCKVI, from the coding sequence ATGATAAAGCTGTTTTGTCAAGTTTTATTGATTTTCTTGAGTGTGTTGGTCTACACACAACCATGCGTTGCTCAACCGCTACAAACGACGTCGTCAACCGCACAAGAATTGTTACACCAAGGCATTACAAAAATGCTACATGGTGAAAATGCCGCAGCAATTAAAGATCTTACGCAAGCGATCGCGATTCAAGATAATTTGACCTCAGCATATAGCAATCGGTGTTTAGCCTATATTTACCTAGCGCAGTATCAAACAGCAATTGCAGACTGCGATCGCGCTATTGAACTAAATCCTAACCATACAGAGGCTTACTTACATCGCGGACTCGCACATTACCGACTAGGCAACTATCAAGCAGCGATTGTAAATTACAATTACCTCATCAAGCACAAACCTTACGATTTTCGCGCCTACTACAATCGTGGTATTGCCTTATCAGCAATCGGTCACTACGAAAGTGCGATTGCAAGTTACAATCAAGCGTTGTCTCAAATTCCCTACCAAGTACGATTCTTTGTAGCAGACATCTACAATGATCGCGGATTAGCTTATTTTGGTTTACAAAACTACGAAGGCGCGATCGCTGATTTTTCTTTAGCTATTCGTCTCAACGGCAACGATGCACGTGCTTACTATAACCGAGGATGTGCGTGTCAACAACATGGCGACGAACACAACGCTATCAATGATTTCACACAGTCACTCCGCCTGAATCCGGCAAATATTGCCGCTTACGTTAATCGAGGTCTTGCCCGCTATCAACTAGGTTATCAGCAAGCCGCGATCGCAGATCTACAAAAAGCTTCTCAAGGCTACCTACGTCAAGGCAAAACCGCAGCGTCACAAAAAATTTTAAAGCTACTGCGAAAAATTCAACTCAACACCAACGAATCGCAAATTGCCAGCATAACTGACTGCAAAGTTATTTAG
- a CDS encoding ABC transporter substrate-binding protein: MSFIALLIVFVAGCNSTQLSSSTAVDSSVAVTPQQSITRVVALSSLTADIIYQLDSTKLVGISGSRLFKNDSRFQDISRVSEGRIPPNLEKIVALKPDLVVGAAGFAEQTTQKLKELGIPVFLTTVDSWESLNETTKSLAQLIGADPQPLLNRYQTFLANKPNQSPSTLVLVSRQPILTPNKSSWAGDLLNQFQVNNLAAQMQGKSSFGGYITLSPEKILEANPDVLLVVDTEPGVADFFKSQSFWKQLNAAKNNRVYTFDYYGLVNPGSIDAIEKTCDQLRQALAETV; the protein is encoded by the coding sequence ATGAGTTTCATAGCTTTGCTCATAGTATTTGTAGCAGGCTGCAACTCAACACAGCTTTCCTCTTCAACCGCTGTCGATTCTTCGGTTGCAGTAACACCACAACAATCAATAACGCGAGTTGTTGCACTTTCTTCGCTTACAGCAGATATTATTTATCAACTTGATTCGACAAAGCTTGTTGGTATATCAGGAAGTCGATTATTTAAGAATGACTCGCGGTTTCAAGATATTAGTCGTGTAAGTGAAGGGCGTATTCCTCCTAATTTAGAGAAAATAGTCGCACTCAAACCTGACTTAGTTGTAGGTGCGGCAGGTTTTGCTGAACAAACGACTCAAAAATTAAAAGAGTTAGGGATTCCAGTTTTTTTAACTACTGTAGATAGCTGGGAAAGTTTAAATGAAACAACAAAATCTTTAGCACAGCTAATCGGTGCCGATCCGCAACCTTTGTTAAACCGCTATCAAACTTTTTTAGCAAATAAACCAAACCAAAGTCCTTCTACATTGGTACTCGTTAGTAGACAACCAATATTAACACCGAATAAATCGAGTTGGGCGGGAGATTTATTAAATCAGTTTCAAGTAAACAACTTAGCTGCGCAAATGCAAGGAAAAAGTAGTTTTGGTGGTTATATTACACTTTCACCTGAGAAAATTCTTGAGGCAAATCCTGATGTTTTATTAGTTGTTGATACTGAACCAGGAGTTGCAGACTTTTTTAAATCTCAATCTTTCTGGAAACAGCTAAACGCAGCTAAGAATAACCGAGTTTATACTTTTGATTACTACGGACTTGTCAATCCTGGAAGTATCGATGCAATTGAAAAAACTTGCGACCAATTGCGTCAAGCTTTAGCTGAAACAGTATAA